In Silene latifolia isolate original U9 population unplaced genomic scaffold, ASM4854445v1 scaffold_200, whole genome shotgun sequence, one genomic interval encodes:
- the LOC141638634 gene encoding uncharacterized protein LOC141638634, whose amino-acid sequence MIISSWNVRGMNDPLKQQEVLEFLKRNKVDCGAVIETHIKSNLAPVIYKRQFSSYSLATNYNSHPGGRIWLLWNPATVQVRVLDSSAQFLHCSLLHFSSQKHILLTVVYAFNRAQERIELWNALKSLSHGLVDPWVCVGDFNVSLRSEERVGCVLHDKEMQDFRDCLHSCVLEDHPYTGGVYTWHNNQVSSPKWAKLDRLLVNSSWFLQISGSSVAFLPSGVSDHSSILLNVAATHTIHKPFRYLNCWSLSPKFGDCVSSGWNAPASGNKIFSFFSKLRALRPVLKQLHSQDYTNLTSRVHVC is encoded by the coding sequence ATGATCATTTCCTCCTGGAATGTGAGGGGGATGAATGATCCTCTAAAACAGCAGGAGGTTTTAGAATTCCTGAAAAGGAATAAGGTTGACTGTGGGGCAGTTATTGAAACCCATATTAAGAGTAATTTAGCTCCGGTTATATACAAAAGGCAGTTTAGTAGTTATTCTCTTGCTACAAATTATAACTCTCACCCTGGTGGTCGGATTTGGCTCTTGTGGAATCCTGCTACTGTGCAGGTGAGGGTGTTGGATTCTAGTGCTCAATTCCTCCATTGTTCCTTGTTGCATTTTTCTTCTCAAAAGCATATCCTCCTTACTGTGGTCTATGCTTTCAATAGAGCTCAGGAAAGAATTGAGCTATGGAATGCTCTTAAAAGTCTTTCTCATGGTCTGGTTGATCCCTGGGTTTGTGTGGGAGATTTTAATGTTTCTCTTCGATCTGAGGAACGGGTGGGTTGTGTTCTTCATGATAAGGAAATGCAGGATTTTAGGGATTGCCTTCACTCTTGTGTTCTGGAGGACCATCCTTATACTGGAGGGGTTTATACTTGGCATAATAATCAAGTCTCTTCTCCTAAGTGGGCTAAATTAGATAGGCTTCTTGTTAATTCTTCTTGGTTCCTTCAGATTTCAGGGTCATCTGTTGCTTTTCTTCCTTCTGGAGTCTCTGATCACTCGTCCATTCTTCTCAATGTGGCAGCTACTCATACTATTCATAAGCCTTTTCGGTACCTTAATTGTTGGTCTCTTTCTCCTAAATTTGGTGACTGTGTTTCTAGTGGATGGAATGCTCCTGCTTCTGGGAATAagattttctcctttttttctaaATTGAGAGCTTTAAGGCCTGTGTTGAAGCAACTTCACTCTCAGGATTATACTAACTTAACCTCTAGAGTTCATGTTTGCTAA